The genomic segment AGGAGTCGTCGTTGAACTTCGCGGGCAACGTGGAGGGCCGTGACATCTACAACGGCCGCTGCGACGTCGTGGTGACCGACGGCTTCACCGGCAACGTCGCCCTCAAGATCTCCGAGAGCCTGGCCGAGATGCTGGGGGCCATGATCAAGGAAGAGCTCATGCGGGACCTGCGCTCGAAGGTGGCCGCCTCGCTGGCGATGCCGGCCTTCGCGCGGTTCAAGCGGCGGGTGGACTATACCGAGATGGGCGGAGCCCCCCTGCTCGGCATCGACGGGGCCGCCATCGTCTGTCACGGCGCCTCGCCGGTGAAGGCCATCAAGAACGCCGTCCGCGTGGCCGGCGAGTGGGCCGCCGCCGGCGTGAACGAGCACATCAAGGCCGCGCTGGAGGCGGAGGTCGAACGCGCCGATCGAGAGGGAGGCCGCGAATGACGCGGGCAAAGATCGTCGGGATGGGAGCGTACGCGCCCAAGCGCGTCCTCAGCAACGCCGACCTCGAGGCGATGGTGGAGACCAACGACGAGTGGATCGTCCAGCGCACGGGGATCCGAGAACGGCATATCGCGGAAGAGGGCGAGGCTACCTCGGACCTGGCCGTGCGGGCGGCCCAGCAGGCCCTCGAGCGAGCCAACCTCGTTCCCGAGGACATCGATTTCATCGTCGTCGGCACCACCACCCCCGACATGTTCTTTCCCACCACCGCCAACCTCGTTCAGCACCGGCTGGGCTGCCGCCGGGCCGGCTCGGTGGACGTGCTGGCCGCGTGTGCGGGCTCGATCTACAGCCTGACCATCGGCGCCCGGTTCATCGAGGCCGGCAAGTATCGTCGCGTGCTGTGCATCGGCGCCGAGACCCTGTCCAAGATCACCGACTTCACCGACCGCGGCACCTGCATCCTCCTGGCCGACGCCGCCGGCGCCGCCGTTCTCGAAGCCACCGACGAGGGGAACGGGCTGCTCGACGCCGACCTGTACTCCGATGGGCA from the Candidatus Methylomirabilota bacterium genome contains:
- a CDS encoding beta-ketoacyl-ACP synthase III, which translates into the protein MTRAKIVGMGAYAPKRVLSNADLEAMVETNDEWIVQRTGIRERHIAEEGEATSDLAVRAAQQALERANLVPEDIDFIVVGTTTPDMFFPTTANLVQHRLGCRRAGSVDVLAACAGSIYSLTIGARFIEAGKYRRVLCIGAETLSKITDFTDRGTCILLADAAGAAVLEATDEGNGLLDADLYSDGQYWDLLYMPGGGARHPATRETVDAGLHYAKMKGNEVFKVAVRMFVDCAETILTRHGLSVRDIDLFVPHQANLRIIEAAAKRVGLPMDKVFVNVDRYGNTGAASVYVALEEALAAGRIRRGDLVLMAAFGGGFSWGAALMRW